The Spinacia oleracea cultivar Varoflay chromosome 2, BTI_SOV_V1, whole genome shotgun sequence DNA segment AGCAGTCGACGACGCCTGAAACGGCCTCGGTGGCGACGACGACGATAGAGGATGAAAACCTTCACCCCCTATAACAACGGGCGTCTCAGGCGACGCACCTATCTTAGAATAACGAGGCACAAGAGGCATCGCCTGACCACCCTGCCCACCAGCGGCACTGTTCGACCTCAACCGCTTCCTCGCTCGTTCCATCATCTCGCTCTGCGACATCCTCGACACAGGCTTAGACGACAGCGTATGTTCTTCGACAAACAAAGCGAGAAACCATCAAAAACACACTCCGCAGATAAACCAGGcaaataagaaaacaaaccAAAAATACCTGATGTGTCAGCCATCTCAAACTCTTCCTCTGATGCAGACGACGAATTCGCAACGACCTCCTCGCGTAAGTCCAACTTCCGTCGACGACGAACTAAGCAAATCGTCTCGTCTTCAGTCTCCTCCTCGTTAACGTCACCGGCTTGACTCCCCTCTTGACTTCCCAAACGACCTCCGTCATGGCTGAACGATCTCTCCACGACAGAACAACCCAGAAACCTCAAACACTTATCGTGAGAGTCAGAGTTCAAACCAGCTAACGACGTATCAACAACTGCAAGACAAAGCCAAGTAAGACAACGTTCAGTAAAACATCAGAAATCAAAAGTACAGAAACATAAAGTACCTTCCGTCGTCCACCCTTCCACTAAGAAGTTTCCTACTTCTCCCAGAGACGCCTTATTCACATAAACAAAACGACTTTGCCAACCCCTATCATTTACAGCTAACCCGACACACaaattcttcttctttttcttcgtcACCAAAGTATACCGACAACACTCCTTCAAGGATAAATCATAAACATGCATCAGATCAGCCAAGTCAAACGGTGTTCGCCAACCCGAAGTAACCCTATGCACTACAGTAAAAATACGCCAGATCTGGGGCATCAATTGGCCAGGGCTTAAATGGAACACCTCGACAAAAGATCTAGCCAAGGGTGtaaaaggaaacaaaaaccCCAGAATAAAAGGGAACTCATACATAACCACATAACCCTCCGGGCAATCCTTGGCCTCATCCTCTTAACCAGGAATCCTCACTTCAGCCGACGGCGGCAGACCGGCGAGAGTTATAAAAGCCGCTGGATCCTCAACAGTAGAGTAGATCGGGTTGAGTGACTTGGCCCGACTAACCCCAACATCTTCCTTATCCTTAACCACGGTCGGCCTAGTTTTTGCCATCGCTCTACTAAAATCTACAAGAAAATCGAAGGAAATGATCGAAATTTTACCTGGGTGTGGCTAAATCGAAGCAACGAAAGCAATTCCTCccttccttttctctctcttgttttCAGATCTGGAAACTTTCTTCGAAAAACTCTAAGACGCTTTATTGCATGTCGCGAAAAATTGGCATTTATTACTTCGAGAATCGGAACGGTTCCGTCCCACGAACTGGACGGTTGTAGACGGTttactttttgaattttgaattgtttcttttgctttgTATACACTCCGCAAACtcacaattgggggcaaactgttatcccactttattgaactaacgacataactgctTTAATTTGACGTCTGATATTGTCGTGCCATCCAGGTATCATCGTGTCGCAGGTGGCGTCGTGTCAAGTGAGCCTGTCAAGTGAGGCGACAGACGACAAAGCCTGGGCGACGTAAGACCAGCGACAGGGCTCTGGCGACAAGAGAAGAACAACGCTCGAGCAAGTAAGAGAAGATAGGTCAAGTTCCAAGCCCAGAAGCCCAACATGGGCCACGCCGTCATAAGATGGGAAAAGGTCCAAGCTCTGACCGAAGACTAGGAGTTTGTTGAAGACGTGAGCAACGGCCAAGGAGAAATCCCTATCTTCCAGGGATCTTCCCAACCGATAGAACCATTAGCATTTGGCATATAAAAGCATAAAGAACGGCATGATGAAGAGACACGTGAACTCAAGCACTCTAACTCTTAAGCTATCAACTGTTTTAGCATTCATTATTGTACTTTAGATTTTCAATATCAATTCTCAGAAAGAAGAGCATAAACAATCATAcagaatacttagtggattgatagcctcatagctatccgcggttttttaccttattcctgggttttccgcgtcaacacttctctgtgtcgtgcctttttatttgtgttattaattctttgcttagttagtgtcgatcctagccgaaagtcgcctccatacgaattttggcataaacaaaaagtataaAACTGTTTCCGTACCTCGGCAATTCGGTCGCATAAATCATTGAGTCTGctctttccctttccttgagAAACTTTGTAATGGTAGCTTCCCGTGATTGATGTTTCTGATCCACGCACCACACTTTCATTCATTCATCTCCAACCAAACTAATGGTTGTTGCTTATACTTCTCGGAACAAGAACATGAAAGGCTAAAGAATTAAAACtgaataggagagagaaaaagataaGTATGGTGATGGTGATCTTAGGATTTTTCTGGGATGATGAATTGAAATACTGAGGGGCTCCATTAATTAGAGGGAAGAGAAAGCTTGAATGAAAAGGAAAGTGAAAAGGTGGAAGAAGAATAAAGAAGGGAAGCATGAGGGAAAGTGGGTTGTTACTGTTCATAAGCCACGGTAACTTAGTTCCCACTTTTTAAAGAGTAAGGAAGAAAATTTAAAAGTAATAAGATAAAACTATTAATAGGTATATATTTTCACTACAATAGATTGTAGTTTGAACATTTCTTTATCTTAATACTACGTGAAAAAAATGAgtgtaaaaaaagaaaaaattaagaGCAAGAAAGTAAAAAAGTGGTGAGTGCAGGACAAAAAGGttaataaaataagagaaagtaaaaatattttgttaaGAGCGGTAAGAAAGTAAGTCTTCATATCCCAAAAAAATAGTAAAAACTTTAGAACATTATTAAAAAGCCCCCCAATCCCCGTCATTTTAGAATCAACTAAGTATTTGATATCATATTGACTATTGAGTACATgtctgtcaaaaaaaaaaaagagtacatGGAATGCTGAGCAAGATTAGCGCTAGTATAAGCTAAGACTTCTACATTATCATTTTATCAATCAGATTCTTGTCTAGACCCTTTCAGATTTACTTAATTTTTCCACTTCACCCCTCGTactcataaaaaaataaaaaataaaaaataagaataataagaTTCAATTTACAATTTAAACGTCTGAGTAGAGTCTTGGAATTCCAAGACTCTTGCTCATACTTTTGTCATACTCTTCCATTTAAATGGAAGGTCTTAGGTTAATACTCAATAAGACTATTGCTCTCAGACCAGCACTAATCTTGCTGTAATGGACCATCACAACCAAAGCCCTAGCCATTTTGAACCCTCTTCGTTGTGGCCAAGGCGCCACCACACTTCCGCTTCGTCATCCCCAAAAATCCACAATACCACAACCTCGCAACGGCGCAACCGCTGATATAGAGAAAAGGGAAAGAGGTCATAAGAGTTGATGCTTAAACTGAAAGACTTTCTACTTCCCCACttttaaaatttgaatttgagtGTTTACATCTTTGAGTCAATCATTTAAATACACATCAATACCTCCAACCCTGCACAAAGTGCAAGAATTCTACTTCACAGGTTTATTACCAGCTTCTGCAACATCCAACTCCTTCTCACCAAACATATACATATAATAATGGCCGAACACTCCAACAACAGTTCGGGCAGCTATTAATGAGTCTGTGTCTGTAATCACTCATTTGACTGATAGAAGTGCTCATCCAAACTCATTCTCACCAAACATACATGTAACAATAGCCGAACACTTGAGCAAAAGTTCGGGAAGCAATCACTGAGCCAGTCTCTGTTATCACTCATTTGGCTGATTCTAAGTGCTCATCGCCACATTCATTACCTGTTTCTACAGACTTGGCCTGAGAGACAATGTTAGACAATGTTAGACAATCAAGATTCGTTCAAGATAGTGATAACTATGTGCATATATTTAGATTGATACTGTAGTATTGAGGTTACCTTTAAAATACATCCATCCTCAAAGTTAGCATCATCATAAATTGTACCTAGTGAATGCAAACTATTGGCTGATGATGAAGCTGCACATAAATAAACATGCATTATCCCAAAAGATTAGAGTGAAACTGGATAATATGGAGTGTTGGAATGTGGTAAACTTGTATCACTTTATATTTTCCTTTTAACTTAGTTTACCTTTGGATTCCGAGTGTTCCCTTCTCCTGATCAACTTCTGAGAGCATATCAATGCCTCAACCATAGTTGGATGAAGTCTGCTACGATTTGCACCCAAAATTTTATCACCAACATCAAAAGCATCCTCTACATCAACTGCAAAAACTGGAATAGCAAGGATATCTCGTGCCATCTTATACAAGACAGAATGCGAGTGCGGATTAACCTTCCACCAAGACAAGATATCAGAAGCTTTCATTTTCCCTACTCTGGCATTCAAGTAGTAGTCCACCTCACACAGTTCAGATTCTTCCTCCTCCAGTTGTTTAAAAAAGAGATATGAGAAAGACTGTCGTGAGGACAAGTCCTCGTCATTTTTTTTATGCTTGGTTAGGGAACTCTTGTACTCTTTGAACAAATCATAGAAAATCTGGCGAATCCTATCAACCTCATTTTCAGCTTCATTCCCATAAATTTTTTCAAAGTAGTGCTTCAGTGGTTTAAATCGTAACTGGGGGTGAAATATAGTTGCTACTCCAAGAATATCACGTGCTTCTAACCAATACTTGTCAAACTTCTTTAACATCTTTGAGGCCAGCTCTTTAATCAATGGAGCCTCACAATTGAGCCACTCCAATAAATTCACTTTAATTTCGCATATATGTATAAGATACATACAAGCAACAGGACAGTCAGCCAAAGACTTCATCTGATCATAAAGCAATTTTAACCTGTCGCACACTTCCCTGACTAAATCCCATTCTTCCTTACTAGGCAAGGATTTCTGATGTCCCAAGTGAGAAAAGACATCCTTGAGAAGAAATGAATCTTGCAGCATCAAGTACGTTGAACTCCAACTTAACCCATAATCAAGCACCAACTTTGTTGGAGTGCTTAAACCCACTTCACAAGCAGCTTTCTCAAATATCATTTCTCTTTCTGGTGATGATGTCCAAAACATAATACTATCACGTATTTTCTCAATCACATGCCTAACCACGTCAAGTGCATCCTGCACCATCAGGCCCAAAGTATGAGCAAAACATGGTAGCCGAAATAATTTTCCTCTAAAAGGGAGCTCATTTGCTGAGAGTCTATCCATCATAAGGTCAATAAGCTCGTCACTAGTAGTGTAACTATCAACTGTCATGGTTGATAGTTTTTTATCCACATCGAAAAATGAGAAACAATCCAGAATGACCTTGCAAATTGACTGATTTGTACCAAAGAATGGCACATTGGCAAACCTGCAGCAAGCAGAGACAAGACATGTGATGCTACTGCAATAAACGTGAAACACATATGTTTACAGTTATGGTAAAacagatactccctccgttcctaaataagtgtcacttttCCTTTTATGGCGTTCCCTTATAACTTATAAGTGTCCACTTTCCATTTTTGAACATACACTTTCCTACTTTTCCACACATTTTTCTCActttttcataaatcattattactttttcttacacattctacacttttcctaCTTTTCAATCCCACATctacttttatttgtactttatcaataaacaattacCTACTTTATCATTTCCCCAAAAAAACACTCACAATCATTATTTTTCTTACACACTTCACaaatttattaattaccgtGTCACTCCCCAtaagtgacacttatttaggaacggagggagtatgatatTGTAGAATAGACGGTAGTTAGTAACTTAGTATTAACCTCAGGATAAAAGATTGTCTTTTCCAGTCTTCATCAATTATGTGTCCTGTGATAGCC contains these protein-coding regions:
- the LOC110790774 gene encoding zinc finger BED domain-containing protein RICESLEEPER 2 isoform X2; amino-acid sequence: MAQSNCCLHDHDMMMSSLKSRSASQHQKKKYSVKLTKLHYVLFANVPFFGTNQSICKVILDCFSFFDVDKKLSTMTVDSYTTSDELIDLMMDRLSANELPFRGKLFRLPCFAHTLGLMVQDALDVVRHVIEKIRDSIMFWTSSPEREMIFEKAACEVGLSTPTKLVLDYGLSWSSTYLMLQDSFLLKDVFSHLGHQKSLPSKEEWDLVREVCDRLKLLYDQMKSLADCPVACMYLIHICEIKVNLLEWLNCEAPLIKELASKMLKKFDKYWLEARDILGVATIFHPQLRFKPLKHYFEKIYGNEAENEVDRIRQIFYDLFKEYKSSLTKHKKNDEDLSSRQSFSYLFFKQLEEEESELCEVDYYLNARVGKMKASDILSWWKVNPHSHSVLYKMARDILAIPVFAVDVEDAFDVGDKILGANRSRLHPTMVEALICSQKLIRRREHSESKASSSANSLHSLGTIYDDANFEDGCILKAKSVETGNECGDEHLESAK
- the LOC110790774 gene encoding zinc finger BED domain-containing protein RICESLEEPER 2 isoform X3, whose product is MSCRVAVTTKMWTSSDENRRFLAITGHIIDEDWKRQSFILRFANVPFFGTNQSICKVILDCFSFFDVDKKLSTMTVDSYTTSDELIDLMMDRLSANELPFRGKLFRLPCFAHTLGLMVQDALDVVRHVIEKIRDSIMFWTSSPEREMIFEKAACEVGLSTPTKLVLDYGLSWSSTYLMLQDSFLLKDVFSHLGHQKSLPSKEEWDLVREVCDRLKLLYDQMKSLADCPVACMYLIHICEIKVNLLEWLNCEAPLIKELASKMLKKFDKYWLEARDILGVATIFHPQLRFKPLKHYFEKIYGNEAENEVDRIRQIFYDLFKEYKSSLTKHKKNDEDLSSRQSFSYLFFKQLEEEESELCEVDYYLNARVGKMKASDILSWWKVNPHSHSVLYKMARDILAIPVFAVDVEDAFDVGDKILGANRSRLHPTMVEALICSQKLIRRREHSESKASSSANSLHSLGTIYDDANFEDGCILKAKSVETGNECGDEHLESAK
- the LOC110790774 gene encoding zinc finger BED domain-containing protein RICESLEEPER 2 isoform X4; its protein translation is MRMMSSLKSRSASQHQKKKYSVKLTKLHYVLFANVPFFGTNQSICKVILDCFSFFDVDKKLSTMTVDSYTTSDELIDLMMDRLSANELPFRGKLFRLPCFAHTLGLMVQDALDVVRHVIEKIRDSIMFWTSSPEREMIFEKAACEVGLSTPTKLVLDYGLSWSSTYLMLQDSFLLKDVFSHLGHQKSLPSKEEWDLVREVCDRLKLLYDQMKSLADCPVACMYLIHICEIKVNLLEWLNCEAPLIKELASKMLKKFDKYWLEARDILGVATIFHPQLRFKPLKHYFEKIYGNEAENEVDRIRQIFYDLFKEYKSSLTKHKKNDEDLSSRQSFSYLFFKQLEEEESELCEVDYYLNARVGKMKASDILSWWKVNPHSHSVLYKMARDILAIPVFAVDVEDAFDVGDKILGANRSRLHPTMVEALICSQKLIRRREHSESKASSSANSLHSLGTIYDDANFEDGCILKAKSVETGNECGDEHLESAK
- the LOC110790774 gene encoding zinc finger BED domain-containing protein RICESLEEPER 2 isoform X1, coding for MAQSNCCLHDHDMLVDEDDEFFEESVCQPTSEEKIQRQIDKIALCPVSCYESVSLHSADYFDSSTIVSKCVERLVTVSKFTINPIRMRRELAKMIVLHEYPLSMVNHVGFRDFLCKLNPSFRMVSQKTVENDIKKIFKFEKCMAHGDLSAKSPGRVAVTTKMWTSSDENRRFLAITGHIIDEDWKRQSFILRFANVPFFGTNQSICKVILDCFSFFDVDKKLSTMTVDSYTTSDELIDLMMDRLSANELPFRGKLFRLPCFAHTLGLMVQDALDVVRHVIEKIRDSIMFWTSSPEREMIFEKAACEVGLSTPTKLVLDYGLSWSSTYLMLQDSFLLKDVFSHLGHQKSLPSKEEWDLVREVCDRLKLLYDQMKSLADCPVACMYLIHICEIKVNLLEWLNCEAPLIKELASKMLKKFDKYWLEARDILGVATIFHPQLRFKPLKHYFEKIYGNEAENEVDRIRQIFYDLFKEYKSSLTKHKKNDEDLSSRQSFSYLFFKQLEEEESELCEVDYYLNARVGKMKASDILSWWKVNPHSHSVLYKMARDILAIPVFAVDVEDAFDVGDKILGANRSRLHPTMVEALICSQKLIRRREHSESKASSSANSLHSLGTIYDDANFEDGCILKAKSVETGNECGDEHLESAK